The Pirellulales bacterium genome segment CCGTCAGCACGATTGCCAAGGATGCGGGCCTGCCGGGCACGTCCCGTTGGATACGTCGTGGTGCCGCGAGCCTGGTCGAGAACCAGAAGGCCGGCAGCGCCTGGAAATTCCTCAATCACTCGGTCCCGACCTTGTTTGAGAACCATTATCGAGTTGAAAGGCTCGTCGATCCTAACCCTATCGCGCCACCGGAGGTCGCATTCCCTGAGGCCCTTGCAGACCATCCACAACCACCGATCGCAATCATTGATCCAGTCGAACAAGAAAGGCGATGGGAACTCAACAGAATCGCAACCAAACGGTGCAGGGATCGCAAGAAGGCGGAGAAAGGCGGCGCCGCATGACCGATGCCGACCTTCTCGCAATCCTCAAGAAGTTGAGGAGTGTCAAGGACGGCACAGTGTTTGAAACGCATCAGGTTCGCTTGGTGCTATCCCACGCCACCAAAGTCGAACAGAAGCTCGCCAAGCGGCACGAACGGCTCTGGCAACTACGCAGAGCGGCGGAGAAGCAATTCTTAGCGGGCTGGCCCGATATCAGCCCGTGGAAAGAGTAGCAGCGTAGCAGCCGCAGGACCCACCTTGAAACATGGGCCCTGGCCGCCCCGGTCGGTGAATCCGGGGCACTTTTCAACTCCGCTGCCGCCTGCGGGCGCTGGCGGGGTGCTTTCAATTAAATCGATTCGAGGAAAGGTGAGACATGGCAAAGGGGAAAAAGGTACGTGCGTTCTATGAGATCCACACCGAAGGTGAAGGGAGTTCTTTCTTTTCGTTTGAGGACATCATCGAGAGCGACGACATGCGCGAGCAAGTCGCAAGCATGGCATTGGCAAAGCTCGTCGAGGTCAGTCGGCAGTATAAGGACGCGCTTCAGCTATTCGCGGAAAGAAAACATACGCCAGTGGTTGATGCTGCGCTTAGGCATTTGACCGCAATTAGCAAGGACAGAAAGCTTCTCGGTTAATTCGGCCAAGCGGCCGAGGAAGGTGACACATGGCAAGTATCTCAACAGACGGCAAGGGCAACCGGCGAATCCTGTTCGTCGACAAGGCCCGCAAACGTCGCTGCGTGCGACTCGGCAAGATGCCGATGAAATCCGCCGAGAAGGTCTGCACCAAGATTGAGGCGTTGAACTCGGCCGAGACGGCTGGCAATAGCCCTGATCGTGAGACAGCGGAATGGCTGAGAACCCGCGACACCCGGCTTTACGACAAGCTGGCGGCTGTGGGGCTGGCGCCGGAACGAGCCGCCAGGGAAGCATCGACGCTGGGGTTGTTCCTTGATCGATACCTTGCGGCCAGGACTGACATCAAGCCCGGCACCCGTGTCCTGCTCGAACGTGTCCGGGCCAGCCTTGTGGAGCACTTTGGCGCCGGCAAACTGCTCGCAGCAATCTCCCCTGGCGATGCCGATGAGTTCCGCCTGCACCTGCAAGAGACCATCGGCGAGAACACCGTTCGTCGCATGTGTGGCCGGGCAAAGCAATTCTTTCGTGCGGCGGTACGCAAGCGATTGATCGACCAGAACCCCTTTGCCGATATGCGGGATTGCACAGTGCAAGCAAACCGCAGCCGAGAATACTTTCTGAGCCGCGACGACGCCGACAAGGTGCTGGCAGCGTGCCCTGACGCCGACTGGCGGCTGATATTCGTCCTGGCGCGCTACGGCGGCCTGCGGTGCCCCAGCGAGCATCTAGGGCTAACCTGGGGCTGCGTCGACTGGGAGCGTGGCAGACTGCGTGTGCCGAGCCCTAAGACGGAACGACACGAAGGGCGCGAGGCGCGCTGGATTCCGCTGTTCCCAGAGATCCACAAGGAACTCGATGCGTTGTGGCAGCAGATTCCGGAAGGGACGCCCGGCGATGCGCCGATCGTTACTCGTTATCGGTTACAGACCCAGAATCTTCGCACGACGCTGAAGATCATCATCCGGCGGGCAGGGCTGGAGCCGTGGCCGAAGCTGTTCCAGAACCTGCGCAGCACGCGCGAGACCGAGCTGGCCGAGACGTTCCCGATTCATGTGGTATGCGCGTGGCTGGGGAACACGACGGCAATCGCAGCTAAGCATTACCTGCAAGTCACCGAAGAACACTTCGCCAAGGCGTCGGAAAAAGCGGCGCGCAAACAGGCGCAGTACGCGGCGGTAACGGCGGGTATCGACGAGAAACCGGAGAGCAGCGCGAAGCAAAACTACCCAGCAGTACCGCTTTATACCGCTGCACACGGCGAATTCAGTGGCCCCGCAGGGGTGCGAAACGTTCTGGGAAAAGAAGTGCCTCAACCGGGAAAGCCCCCATTTTGCCGCGGCAATTGCCGGGATCCTGGCCGAAGGGGGGTAAAGTGGCGATTCGAGCGCAAAAGAATGTAGCGCTAAAATCTGCGGGCGGCCATGCGAGGCCTAAAACCGATGGCGGCCAGAACCGCTAGTTGTGCCAGCGTGGCTTTACGACCAGCAGCGTCCGATCGCGAGGCGACGGCAAATGCGGCGCGGAAATCTGAAAGCGCAGTGCGGCCGCCAGCTCTCGCGCGCTCGCTTGCGATTTATCCGCCGCCAGACGCGCCATGGCTGACAGGTCGAGCGGGCCGGCCGCGCCGTTCAGCAGACGACTATCGACGATATCGCTGCCGTTCAGCACCAGCAGCGTTTCGCCCGGCTTGATGGCGTGCAGTTGCGGCTGGTAAGAGGTGTTCGGATCGCGTGCCAGCGG includes the following:
- a CDS encoding tyrosine-type recombinase/integrase; its protein translation is MASISTDGKGNRRILFVDKARKRRCVRLGKMPMKSAEKVCTKIEALNSAETAGNSPDRETAEWLRTRDTRLYDKLAAVGLAPERAAREASTLGLFLDRYLAARTDIKPGTRVLLERVRASLVEHFGAGKLLAAISPGDADEFRLHLQETIGENTVRRMCGRAKQFFRAAVRKRLIDQNPFADMRDCTVQANRSREYFLSRDDADKVLAACPDADWRLIFVLARYGGLRCPSEHLGLTWGCVDWERGRLRVPSPKTERHEGREARWIPLFPEIHKELDALWQQIPEGTPGDAPIVTRYRLQTQNLRTTLKIIIRRAGLEPWPKLFQNLRSTRETELAETFPIHVVCAWLGNTTAIAAKHYLQVTEEHFAKASEKAARKQAQYAAVTAGIDEKPESSAKQNYPAVPLYTAAHGEFSGPAGVRNVLGKEVPQPGKPPFCRGNCRDPGRRGVKWRFERKRM